A part of Paenibacillus sp. sptzw28 genomic DNA contains:
- the trxB gene encoding thioredoxin-disulfide reductase yields the protein MFKSIIIGTGPAGLTAAIYLARANMNPLVIEGPEPGGQLTTTTEVENFPGFPEGIMGPDLMVNMRKQAERFGAEFRTGWVNSVDTSKRPFTLQIEGQGELQAESLIISTGASAKYLGIPNERENVGRGVSTCATCDGFFFRGKKIIVVGGGDSAMEEASFLTRFASEVVLVHRREEMRASKIMQDRARENSKITWALNRTPLEVVAGEQGVTGLKVRDNVTGAEETIETNGIFVAIGHTPNTKFLGGQLETDETGYLIVKPGTSETNIPGIFACGDVQDNKYRQAITAAGSGCMAALDCEKFLEGYAIHDWSQTL from the coding sequence ATGTTCAAATCAATTATTATCGGTACAGGCCCGGCGGGATTGACCGCTGCAATTTACCTGGCCCGCGCAAACATGAACCCGCTTGTAATAGAGGGCCCAGAGCCTGGCGGCCAGTTAACGACGACCACGGAAGTGGAAAACTTCCCGGGATTTCCCGAAGGCATAATGGGACCGGACCTGATGGTCAATATGCGCAAGCAGGCGGAGCGGTTCGGTGCCGAGTTTCGTACGGGCTGGGTCAACTCGGTAGACACCTCGAAGCGTCCCTTCACGCTTCAAATTGAAGGCCAGGGCGAACTGCAGGCGGAATCGCTTATTATCTCGACAGGCGCTTCAGCCAAATATCTCGGCATTCCTAACGAACGGGAAAATGTAGGACGCGGGGTAAGCACGTGCGCCACCTGCGACGGATTCTTCTTCCGCGGCAAAAAGATCATTGTTGTCGGCGGAGGCGATTCCGCGATGGAGGAAGCAAGCTTCTTGACGCGCTTTGCTTCCGAGGTTGTGCTTGTACACCGCCGGGAAGAAATGCGCGCTTCCAAAATCATGCAGGACCGCGCCCGCGAGAACAGCAAGATCACCTGGGCGCTTAACCGCACACCGCTTGAGGTCGTAGCCGGCGAGCAAGGGGTAACAGGGCTGAAGGTGCGTGACAATGTTACCGGCGCGGAAGAAACTATTGAGACGAACGGTATTTTCGTGGCAATTGGCCATACTCCGAATACGAAGTTCCTCGGCGGACAGCTTGAAACAGACGAGACCGGCTATCTCATTGTGAAGCCCGGCACATCGGAGACCAATATCCCTGGCATCTTCGCATGCGGGGATGTTCAGGACAACAAGTACCGCCAAGCGATCACTGCCGCCGGCAGCGGGTGCATGGCTGCGCTGGATTGCGAGAAATTCCTTGAAGGCTATGCGATTCATGACTGGAGCCAGACGCTGTAA
- a CDS encoding tetratricopeptide repeat protein: MKEKKRAAASHKTKIIPIQWDATFFFERAVRSLDRYHYDKALKYFRRAVEYEPDNPVNHCNMAGILSEMGNYEGSNDILRTIVEELDPAMTECHFYMANNFANMEMYEAAEESLVRYLEEDAEGQFLDEAEEMMELLHFELERPTKLAFIKAREGFYEHDRARTMLEEGKFVEAVRLLESIVEKNGDFLAARNNLALAYYYMGMFDKAMTTIGEVLEIESGNLHALCNLAIFYQHSGDKAQLKPLVELLRKTVPFHQEHVFKLATTMGILGEHGEAYRHFTRLLKDTTLKSDPCLYHYTAVAACNMGRLGEAERMWQQAGKLDPESNVPGYYLEQLTQVRTGNHPSPTSYHYHLPFEEQFKLWEKSSDAIPDHLKRDPLVRSSFFWALRHGDRQTKLQVIQALGLIADNEVKDALRDFILEPHEDDYLKRIAIFVLRSIGVHESLEAILEGEKTVIEHSRMPSRLPVWNEKWQAVLEAALVRMNKHYDLVQQHDLLTLWIEFLSRVYPDVPKLGKVEGWAAALEYLTAKMHRRAISYHEVSLRYGTSIATVSKCAKRIDEICGIKEKMKMIFPALAAEHSD; the protein is encoded by the coding sequence ATGAAAGAAAAGAAACGTGCGGCAGCCAGCCACAAAACGAAAATTATACCGATTCAATGGGACGCTACGTTCTTCTTCGAGCGAGCCGTACGCTCGCTGGATCGATATCATTACGACAAGGCACTGAAATATTTCCGGCGTGCTGTCGAATATGAACCGGACAATCCGGTGAACCATTGCAATATGGCCGGTATTTTGTCGGAAATGGGTAATTACGAAGGGTCCAACGACATCCTTCGCACCATTGTCGAGGAGCTCGATCCGGCGATGACGGAGTGCCATTTCTATATGGCGAACAATTTCGCCAATATGGAAATGTATGAAGCTGCCGAAGAATCGCTTGTCCGCTACTTGGAAGAGGATGCGGAAGGTCAGTTTCTCGATGAAGCGGAAGAAATGATGGAGCTGCTCCATTTTGAGCTTGAACGTCCGACCAAGCTTGCCTTTATTAAGGCGCGCGAAGGGTTCTACGAGCATGACCGGGCCCGAACGATGCTGGAGGAAGGCAAATTCGTGGAAGCCGTCAGACTGCTCGAGAGCATCGTCGAGAAGAACGGTGATTTTCTCGCTGCACGCAACAATTTGGCGCTTGCTTATTACTATATGGGCATGTTCGACAAAGCGATGACGACAATCGGCGAAGTGCTCGAGATTGAATCCGGCAACCTGCATGCACTGTGCAATTTGGCGATTTTCTATCAGCATTCCGGCGACAAGGCCCAATTAAAGCCGCTGGTCGAGCTGCTTCGCAAAACGGTTCCTTTCCATCAAGAGCATGTGTTTAAACTGGCAACGACGATGGGCATACTTGGTGAGCACGGCGAAGCTTACCGGCATTTCACGCGACTGCTTAAAGATACAACGCTGAAGTCCGATCCTTGTCTTTACCACTATACCGCGGTTGCGGCTTGTAATATGGGACGGCTGGGTGAAGCGGAACGGATGTGGCAGCAGGCAGGCAAGCTTGATCCCGAATCGAATGTGCCCGGCTATTATCTCGAGCAGCTCACTCAGGTTCGAACCGGCAATCATCCGTCGCCGACCAGCTACCACTATCATTTGCCGTTTGAGGAGCAATTCAAGCTGTGGGAGAAATCGAGCGATGCGATTCCCGATCATCTCAAGCGGGACCCGCTTGTCCGCTCATCATTCTTCTGGGCGCTGCGCCACGGCGACCGTCAAACGAAGCTGCAGGTTATCCAGGCACTTGGGCTGATCGCCGACAATGAAGTGAAGGATGCTCTGCGGGATTTCATTCTTGAGCCGCATGAGGACGATTACTTGAAGCGTATCGCGATCTTCGTACTCCGTTCGATTGGAGTGCATGAATCGCTTGAAGCTATACTGGAAGGGGAAAAAACGGTCATTGAGCACAGCCGCATGCCTTCTCGTCTACCGGTCTGGAATGAGAAATGGCAAGCTGTGCTTGAAGCCGCTCTTGTCCGCATGAATAAGCATTACGACTTGGTACAGCAGCACGATCTGCTCACGCTGTGGATCGAGTTCTTGTCCCGAGTTTATCCCGATGTGCCGAAGCTCGGCAAGGTTGAGGGCTGGGCTGCCGCGCTGGAATATTTAACGGCGAAGATGCACCGCCGGGCAATTTCGTATCATGAGGTTTCCCTGCGCTACGGCACTTCGATAGCGACCGTGAGCAAATGCGCCAAGCGCATTGATGAGATATGCGGTATCAAGGAGAAAATGAAGATGATTTTCCCTGCATTGGCGGCAGAGCACAGCGATTAA
- a CDS encoding ribose-phosphate pyrophosphokinase, giving the protein MFSDKLRIFSGSSNPKLAERISEELGLPLGKIKVSRFKSGEIYVHYEETIRNCDVFIVQSFSHPINDHFVELLVMIDAAKRASARTVNIIVPYYGYARQERKAAPREPISAKMLADVLTTVGANRVITIDLHAPAIQGFFNIPVDHLTALDLISDYLKLKDIKSPVVVSPDAGRASTAEKLANYLDSPFAIMIKKRPTHNESVITHVIGDVEGQTPIIIEDLIDTGTTIVNVVESLKERGAEDVYVCATHPLFSGPALQRLDHPNIREVIVTDSISLPDSRSDRFTLLSVAPMLAEATRIIMQGGSISTLFKNAGV; this is encoded by the coding sequence ATGTTTAGCGACAAGCTGCGTATTTTCTCGGGTTCCTCGAACCCGAAACTTGCCGAACGGATCAGCGAAGAGCTCGGACTGCCGCTCGGCAAAATCAAAGTGTCCCGTTTCAAGAGCGGCGAGATCTATGTCCATTACGAGGAAACGATCCGGAACTGCGACGTCTTCATCGTACAGTCGTTCTCACATCCTATTAACGATCATTTTGTAGAACTGCTTGTCATGATCGATGCCGCGAAACGCGCTTCCGCGCGTACGGTCAACATTATCGTGCCGTATTACGGCTATGCGCGGCAGGAGAGAAAAGCTGCTCCGCGTGAACCGATTTCGGCGAAAATGCTTGCGGATGTTCTGACCACCGTCGGAGCTAACCGTGTCATCACGATCGATTTGCACGCACCGGCGATTCAGGGCTTCTTCAACATCCCGGTGGATCATTTGACGGCGCTTGATCTGATCAGTGATTATTTGAAGCTCAAAGACATCAAGAGCCCGGTTGTCGTTTCGCCGGATGCGGGACGCGCCTCCACGGCGGAGAAGCTCGCCAATTACCTGGACTCGCCGTTCGCCATCATGATCAAGAAGCGTCCCACTCACAACGAATCGGTGATCACCCATGTCATTGGTGATGTTGAAGGACAGACGCCCATCATCATCGAAGACTTGATCGACACGGGGACGACGATCGTCAACGTTGTGGAAAGCCTCAAGGAACGCGGCGCGGAGGATGTCTACGTATGCGCCACGCACCCGCTGTTCTCGGGCCCAGCCCTGCAGCGGTTGGATCATCCGAATATAAGAGAAGTCATCGTAACCGACTCGATCTCGCTGCCTGACAGCCGTTCAGACCGGTTTACGCTGTTGTCTGTCGCGCCGATGCTGGCGGAAGCGACACGGATTATTATGCAGGGCGGTTCGATCAGCACTCTATTCAAAAATGCGGGCGTGTAA
- the hisJ gene encoding histidinol-phosphatase HisJ, which produces MRIDYHTHHARCGHAIGTLEEYVQRGIDIGLDQIGLSDHMPLLHVDPAAYLPEMAMPMEELPRYVEECFELKEKYKGRIDVRVGLEGDYIEGWEDAIGRIVAAYPWDYVIGSVHFLGTWDVTDFRQTQGWDSREPMAVYQQYYDAVCKAAATGFYDFIGHIDVIKRFGYKPGADVTHLEDAALEAVKRHDLAIELNASGLRTPAAEMFPSRRMVERARDLGIPLTIGSDAHQPERLDQYLDEARTLLKEIGITQLASFEGRKRRMIDF; this is translated from the coding sequence ATGCGGATCGATTATCATACACATCATGCGCGATGCGGACATGCTATCGGCACGCTGGAGGAATATGTGCAAAGAGGCATCGATATCGGACTGGATCAGATCGGTCTCTCCGATCATATGCCGCTTCTGCATGTCGACCCTGCTGCTTACCTACCGGAGATGGCAATGCCGATGGAGGAGCTGCCGCGGTATGTGGAAGAGTGTTTCGAGCTTAAGGAGAAATATAAAGGCCGAATAGATGTGCGCGTAGGTCTCGAGGGGGACTATATCGAAGGCTGGGAAGATGCGATCGGCCGGATTGTTGCGGCTTATCCCTGGGACTATGTTATCGGCTCGGTTCATTTTCTGGGTACGTGGGACGTGACCGATTTTCGCCAAACGCAGGGTTGGGACAGCCGTGAACCTATGGCCGTCTACCAGCAGTATTATGATGCGGTCTGCAAAGCGGCTGCAACCGGCTTTTATGACTTTATCGGGCATATCGATGTGATTAAGCGTTTCGGCTATAAACCGGGTGCCGATGTGACGCATCTCGAAGATGCTGCGCTGGAAGCGGTCAAACGCCACGATTTGGCGATCGAACTCAATGCGTCCGGTCTTCGAACACCCGCAGCCGAGATGTTCCCAAGCCGGCGCATGGTGGAACGTGCCCGCGATTTGGGCATTCCGCTGACGATCGGTTCCGACGCGCATCAGCCGGAGCGGCTTGACCAATATTTGGACGAAGCCCGTACACTGCTGAAAGAGATTGGGATTACACAGTTAGCTTCGTTTGAAGGGCGAAAACGGCGTATGATTGATTTTTGA
- the hisIE gene encoding bifunctional phosphoribosyl-AMP cyclohydrolase/phosphoribosyl-ATP diphosphatase HisIE, producing the protein MSNTVETAAAQIKWNEAGLVPAVVQDAVSKEVLMLAYMNRESLAKSLETRETWFWSRSRGELWHKGATSGHTQRIVSMHYDCDGDTLLVRVDQNGAACHTGSYSCFFNEVEGLSGAVGQEDGGKTGAAGDRFAMLNQLEAIIAQRYAERPEGAYTTYLFEKGVDKILKKVGEESAEVIIAAKNKDNDELRCETSDLIFHLMVLLRERGLPLDDVMAELGRRHNKSKQPS; encoded by the coding sequence ATGAGTAATACGGTAGAAACAGCGGCAGCTCAAATAAAGTGGAACGAAGCCGGTCTTGTGCCTGCGGTCGTCCAGGATGCCGTCAGCAAGGAAGTGCTGATGCTGGCATATATGAACCGTGAGTCCCTGGCGAAGTCGCTTGAGACGCGTGAAACGTGGTTCTGGAGCCGCTCGCGCGGCGAGCTGTGGCATAAGGGTGCGACGAGCGGGCATACGCAGCGCATCGTATCCATGCATTACGATTGCGACGGCGATACGCTGCTTGTGCGCGTGGATCAAAACGGCGCAGCCTGCCATACGGGAAGCTACAGCTGTTTTTTCAATGAGGTTGAGGGCCTCTCGGGTGCGGTTGGTCAAGAAGATGGCGGGAAGACCGGTGCGGCAGGCGATCGGTTTGCCATGCTCAATCAGCTTGAAGCGATTATTGCACAGCGTTATGCGGAACGTCCGGAAGGCGCGTACACGACATATCTGTTCGAGAAGGGCGTCGACAAGATTTTGAAGAAGGTCGGCGAGGAATCTGCTGAGGTTATCATCGCGGCCAAAAATAAAGACAATGACGAGCTTCGGTGCGAGACAAGCGATCTTATTTTTCACTTAATGGTACTTCTTCGCGAACGCGGTCTTCCGCTGGACGACGTAATGGCAGAGCTTGGCCGCCGTCATAACAAATCAAAACAGCCTTCCTGA